TGATTTTTCAACTGTTTTAGCTTATAGGGGATTTTGGGCGTATACTTCTAAGctccaactattttttttattattattatttgagcaTCAACTATAtaaggttattacttattaaattagtatacctacttgtatagttgtatgtaattaaatattttttttttaatttttcatattaaatgataattttaattagtaggtataatatagaataggtaAAAATGGTAGAATACTAGAATCGTAGAATAATATAGgaagtataggtatgtatacaatttttatattacaacattgttatttgttagattaaaacataatatattatacatatatttaattagttatatttaccTTTCGCTATTCTTTGGAAATCTATGAAAAGTAACATTTGacaaaggtatattatactagaaCATAGAAGAAACTTTATACCCatcttaaagttaaaatgtatacaaaaaaacgtgGATGGTCGAGGATGGCAATTGTGTTTAGGTTTTTTAGAACAGTACAAATAGTACAATAACAAATTGCGGACCGGTGTTcgcaaatttgaaatttataaaagtaaacgaTAAACTGAATACTGAATGGTAAACGAGCCGACCCCGCGTACTGTGTAGCATACCCCGCCAACATGGCAGTAAACGTTTTCCGAATACGGGTAAACAAGGATCTTGATACGTAAACGGTTTAGTCATGGCTacatatatttagccatgggtTTAGTAAACGTAAACCGAATCAGCTGATCGAGTGTCACATCcatattatctatggtattatcTAAGATAATATGCTACTATCTActgaaaaagtaaaaaccgcAAAAAATCGTCACGAAATATAGATCTGGTGACACTTTAAAATTACGTATGCGTTTTACTTAGttgtctaatattttcttttcatgTTTCATGTaatcatgttataaaataatcggTACCGTTTAACCATTAATGAACGAACTCCAAACCATTAAGTAATCATGGGTTGTGCCTGTGAAAAACAACATGTCACAATACAAGATAACAAATATTACGTGCAAGATCAAATTGGACAagggtaattttattaaaaatatctacttAAATTGCTTGATCTATAGTATggtcattaaataatttcagCTGTTCATACACATTAAAGCTTCAAATGCTAATTGACCGACGTTAATAATACAAGACAACAACAAAGCTATATTTTTGCTTGACATTTTATATCATTGCAATTTTCTTAATGGAATGTAAAAAGTAATCACtgtaattaggtacttaaaataatttccaaagTTCATTATGTGTACTTAATGAGATTCagtttttctgattttttttatctgatttAGCCCATGTAGCTATTCGATacactttaatagtttaatatccATGTTATGTACAAAttgacaaatttattaattataatcagtGGTCGAAATGGCTCAAGATAAGAGGATGGATGCCTTACAATTCAGATTTCctgatatcatcataatattcttCTATTATTTATCCAACAAAAAAGTAGAGGGATGCCATCCCTccgtaccccccccccccccaaccactTCGAGCACTGACCATAATGTCTCAGAATAGAATACTAATTAGTTAGTTAATAGTTACTTTATtaacacttattatattataactatttttatccCATATCACtagtttttacataatatattattattattaattatattgttttttaatacctacctaaataattagATACCAATGTAagaaatttatcataatttcaCATAATTTGTCATGTTGAGTATAAATAACTCACAGATTCACAGTCCACGTTTATTGTATAATCaaagtatatattgtaattaatttcttGTACTTTATAcactattaaaaatgttttctacattgtgaaaaatattaattatactatataggtatacagtagAACCTCAATTATCCGAATCTCCGTTATACGAACCCACTATTATCCGAATTATAATTAGCGTTTACAAACGTTCTGTTATCCGAACATGAAAACTCGTATCCGGCAGGTATTGataattatgtcaaaaaaatataataaataaaataaatgtaatgtatttaattagttatttatttatttctaataatgtatgtatgtacctaatgtatttctaatagcttaatgtatttctgataatgtaatatgtaatgtaattctaataaaatattaataataataataaatatttaattatgaaaataataaataattaatacataatattacaaacattttttattttaaatttctaatatcCAAACTTTTGCGTATCCGAACTAGGTGCGGGTCCCAATTAgttcggataatcgaggttctactgtatatGTACACATCACTGTAGgagtgtaggtacataatatataaaatatggatATACTGAAGGTTGGACTTGTTGGTACTTGTCATTagatatctttaaaaatataacatttacctTTACTAGAACAGAAGAACTACTTTACCATACTTACCCCATCCatttgtaggtacatactactaatttttaaaaatccaactATACCTACCCAATAAGTTATCTAATATTTATCAGCATGTAATGATAGGTAAAATTAACTTTTGTCACTTCTGTAACTTATTGTGAACATacaagatatataataatatttatgtttttaaatatttttcagtggCTTTAGTTCAGTGTTTCTTGtaaaaaatactgataataggaaatttgtattgaaatgtattttatgccATGATCAAAAAGACCGTGAAAAAGCTTGGAATGAAGCCAAGGTCCATCAGCTTTTACAAAGTAGCGGCAAcaaatatattcttaatttaattggATGTGGAATGATTGAAAAATCATTAGAATTTTCTAAAATACCAACAGATACATTTCTTATGCTATTACCTTATTACaaagtaagtaggtaggtaactacaTGACCATAATTATTAATCCAAAGACCacatacaaaatttatttttattatttactttgtcTAGAATGGATCGTTACATGACAATTTAGTTAAACCTCATTATAATATGgatttgaaatatgtattaaaacattttcaatcgATTTGTTTGAGTGTGAAAACATTTCATGATCTATCTTATTCACATAGAGATATAAAACctgctaatatattatttaatgataattatgaaCCAGTGATTATTGACTTAGGTGACTACTTCATTTGAGAGGttgttaaactattaaaaaacaatttaaatattatttcaaagaaTGTATTTTATAGGATCTTCTGCTCCCGCCAAAATAACAGTGACCTCAAAAAAAGAAGCACAAGAACTTCTGGATGATGTGAATGAAAGATGTTCAATGACATATAGAGCTCCAGAAttgtttaatattgatattaattctGTTATTGATGAACGAATTGATGTTTGGGTAAGAACAAAGTAGCATACACATTATTGTacccacaaaaaaataattaaattcataaacaaTTTCTTCAAGTTCttcaaatattctaaattattatttgataattttaatatcaacaatcattgaaaaacaactaaaaaaaggtgggtaagtggatgttgctctgctgtacagtaggttacaagtgggtcactgtaatgtatggtgttaaatttgaattcaatgatataataccattgtataagaaaatcgattctgagcgaaaacggccagtcagcctatgatattaccaagtatatttgataatattattgtgaataaagtaatttatatagtattgtataaccgatttacgtggaaccttgttttaaattttcaattcttagctataaaagttgaacattttatacaattattacaattattacaatttttatatacaaaataattattaaattttgtcaaaatttgaactttaaatgcttataaaaaaaaaatgtatttttaatatttttcaactgcattaaattttcacgcttttttacccaacaaatacaattttattaatgtccgtaaacagctcaaaaagagtcaaaatattttcaaaattttatcgtgcagaaaatgctaatatacactttcagtaaaatgttcaagtatctacagtcatttgttttttaattacaacaaaataagaaaatcattacatgaggaatcgagtgaatatcaaatgttgtaaaaatatgtattttaaatgctcataaaaatttaatttgactttcttgtagacattttttttttgtaataaaagtaaacaaacttatgaggaatcttgtattacattttcaaatcttagatttaaaaagaaaattttttatgaatttctaactcaaaataatttgaaaatttgtcatttttacgtattttgtaaatatttgaactttagatgcttataaaaaaaaattgtgactggatttttaatttttttcgtcagcctttgaaataataacctaggagccttctattaaattttcaagcttttttaaccaacaaatgaaattttattgatatttataaatcaaaaaactaaaaaaatggaaactgaaaatgtccgtaaataagtcaaaatatttgctcaaaataagtcaaaatatttggaaaatgttatggtgtatagaaaatgctaatataaacattcagtcaaaatttcatgtacccacggtcatttgttttagagttgcaccaaaaaccaaaatcaattttctcaaaaacagattttgcgtaaaaattcctgtttttctttaatttttcttttgttttccgtgtcgcttttgaaaactactgggaaatttttacttttgaccccaaaGTACcatctagattcactttcctatcagaaaagttactgtttaagaaaatccaagcatttttactgtcctaaaaggtgatgacagacacaaaaattaaaattaaaattaaaataaaagcacacatcattataaaa
The Metopolophium dirhodum isolate CAU chromosome 7, ASM1992520v1, whole genome shotgun sequence DNA segment above includes these coding regions:
- the LOC132949285 gene encoding serine/threonine-protein kinase 16, with translation MGCACEKQHVTIQDNKYYVQDQIGQGGFSSVFLVKNTDNRKFVLKCILCHDQKDREKAWNEAKVHQLLQSSGNKYILNLIGCGMIEKSLEFSKIPTDTFLMLLPYYKNGSLHDNLVKPHYNMDLKYVLKHFQSICLSVKTFHDLSYSHRDIKPANILFNDNYEPVIIDLGSSAPAKITVTSKKEAQELLDDVNERCSMTYRAPELFNIDINSVIDERIDVWSLGCLLYAMLYKKSPFDLVYERGDSVALAVISGKIYFPPNSNESVNSLVKVMLTVDHSKRPFIDDILESVKVVDEIFDQDFNEHTILKSNICNV